A stretch of the Solanum dulcamara chromosome 6, daSolDulc1.2, whole genome shotgun sequence genome encodes the following:
- the LOC129891275 gene encoding pentatricopeptide repeat-containing protein At2g34400, which translates to MFLRAKPQQCKFSRFFTIETTNQAFNDQQECSPITQQLLFFLRKCITIKQVQQIHTQMLIYSIDKANYLLSKIIDLKNFDYAALLFSHINSPNEYAFNIMIRGLTTTWQKFDLSLELYHKMKSLGLKTDNFTYPFVFMCCGNLLAVKLGRLAHCEVVKNGLFVDFHVGHSLITMYSRFGKMGFARKVFDEISQRDLVSWNSMISGYAQKGCSREAVGLFMEMRNEGFEPDERSLVSVLGACWDLGDVNLGKWVEEYVVGKRMAMNSFMGSALINMYGKCGDLVSARRIFDAMRKKDAITWNAMLSGYAQNGLSDETISLFNAMKEAGVNPNNITLVSVLSACASIGALDVGKSIDDYASRRGIKHDIYVATALIDMYAKSGKLDDAYQIFESMPRKNEVSWNAMISALAFHGRAQEALSLFERMSFNSSDAHPDDVTFVGVLSACVHAGLVDQGKHIFDIMNSSFGLVPKVEHYSCMVDLLSRAGRVYEAWDFIEKMPQKPDEILLGALLGACQKLKNIDVGERVMQLLLEMEPSNSGNYIISSKIYANLRRWDDSARMRQLMRQKGVTKIPGCSWIEMDSQLVEFRAGDSSHPIADGIQQALDLLYEEMTIEGYVPNVNLV; encoded by the exons ATGTTTCTTAGAGCTAAACCCCAACAATGTAAATTCTCCCGCTTTTTCACCATTGAAACAACAAATCAAGCTTTCAATGATCAACAAGAATGCTCTCCCATTACTCAACAACTGTTATTCTTCTTGAGAAAATGTATTACAATCAAACAAGTCCAACAAATCCATACCCAAATGTTAATTTACTCTATAGACAAAGCCAACTATTTGCTCTCAAAAATAATAGACCTAAAAAACTTCGACTATGCTGCTCTTCTTTTTTCACATATTAATAGCCCCAATGAGTATGCATTTAACATAATGATAAGAGGGCTAACTACAACATGGCAAAAATTTGATCTTTCTTTAGAACTTTACCACAAAATGAAGTCTTTAGGTTTGAAAACTGATAATTTCACTTACCCTTTTGTGTTTATGTGCTGTGGGAATCTGTTAGCTGTGAAGCTTGGTAGATTAGCTCATTGTGAGGTGGTGAAAAATGGGTTGTTTGTAGATTTTCATGTTGGTCATTCTTTGATTACAATGTATTCACGTTTTGGGAAGATGGGTTTTGCAAGGAAGGTGTTTGATGAAATTTCACAGAGAGATTTGGTTTCGTGGAACTCTATGATTTCAGGGTATGCTCAAAAGGGTTGCTCGAGAGAGGCAGTGGGATTGTTTATGGAAATGAGGAATGAGGGGTTTGAACCTGATGAGAGGAGTCTTGTGAGTGTTCTTGGGGCATGTTGGGATTTGGGGGATGTGAATTTGGGAAAGTGGGTGGAGGAGTATGTTGTGGGGAAGAGAATGGCGATGAATTCCTTTATGGGTTCAGCTCTGATTAACATGTATGGAAAGTGTGGAGATTTGGTTTCTGCTAGAAGGATCTTTGATGCTATGAGGAAGAAAGATGCCATAACTTGGAATGCTATGCTTTCAGG GTATGCACAAAATGGGTTGTCCGATGAAACAATCTCTTTGTTCAATGCCATGAAGGAGGCAGGAGTTAACCCAAATAATATCACGCTAGTAAGTGTTCTCTCTGCGTGTGCTTCAATTGGAGCCTTGGATGTCGGAAAAAGCATCGATGACTATGCATCAAGAAGAGGAATAAAGCATGACATATATGTAGCTACGGCCTTAATTGATATGTATGCAAAATCCGGCAAACTGGATGATGCGTATCAAATTTTTGAAAGCATGCCTAGAAAAAATGAAGTCTCTTGGAATGCAATGATTTCTGCTCTTGCCTTTCATGGAAGAGCACAAGAGGCATTATCCTTATTTGAGCGCATGTCATTCAATAGTAGTGATGCCCACCCAGATGATGTCACGTTTGTTGGAGTACTCTCAGCATGTGTACATGCAGGGTTGGTTGATCAAGGCAAGCACATCTTTGATATAATGAATTCATCATTTGGATTGGTTCCAAAAGTTGAGCATTACTCTTGCATGGTTGACCTTTTGTCTCGTGCTGGTCGTGTATATGAGGCATGGGACTTCATTGAGAAGATGCCTCAAAAACCAGATGAAATTTTACTTGGTGCATTGCTTGGTGCCTGTCAAAAGCTCAAAAATATTGATGTTGGGGAACGAGTGATGCAGCTACTCCTTGAGATGGAACCGTCAAATTCGGGTAATTATATAATATCATCAAAGATATATGCAAATCTCCGAAGGTGGGATGATTCAGCAAGGATGAGACAATTAATGAGACAGAAAGGTGTGACTAAAATTCCAGGCTGTAGCTGGATTGAGATGGATTCTCAACTTGTTGAATTTCGTGCTGGTGATTCGTCACATCCAATTGCAGATGGGATTCAACAGGCACTAGACTTGTTGTACGAGGAGATGACCATAGAAGGTTATGTTCCAAATGTGAATCTTGTATAG